One Acinetobacter pullicarnis genomic region harbors:
- the tssA gene encoding type VI secretion system protein TssA — MDLDLYPLQHAISTDQPCGVDLAFSQAFHDIKIARTHDDVLLDQGDWITEPKQADWSFVALKSTELLSQQTKDIRLLTWLTEAWSHLYGFAGIAAAIELSHQLLQQYWTEIHPRIEEQDLDQRLGLLQGLLNQLPTLIKLVPLNQQQPCYNVLDYENILYQHNNRLKHSETINAATRIEIEQFELAIATNSESELRKLDQEVTEILKHWEQLKQVLNQLMTHDAPRFSHVDTQLQSIQKNIQKVLKIDHSPTSNAIPTVIVRSPPTTPPPNLPMFNSMADFKFSSQNHCQNRQQALLVLQEISDYFELHEPHSPVSYMLKKTIHWSQLPLHEWLTQVIKNENPLESIQELLGVQSNRNESTHG; from the coding sequence ATGGATTTAGACCTGTACCCTTTACAACATGCAATTTCTACAGATCAACCTTGTGGAGTAGATCTCGCATTTTCCCAAGCCTTTCATGACATAAAAATAGCCAGAACTCATGATGATGTGTTGTTAGATCAAGGTGATTGGATTACAGAACCAAAGCAAGCGGACTGGTCCTTTGTCGCATTAAAGTCCACAGAATTACTCAGCCAACAAACCAAAGATATTCGTCTACTGACTTGGCTAACCGAAGCATGGTCACATCTCTATGGTTTTGCAGGAATTGCTGCTGCAATTGAACTTTCACATCAGCTACTACAACAATATTGGACTGAGATCCATCCACGGATTGAAGAGCAAGACCTCGACCAACGCTTGGGCTTGCTCCAAGGCCTACTCAATCAACTCCCGACCTTAATCAAACTGGTTCCACTTAATCAGCAACAACCCTGTTACAACGTGCTTGATTACGAAAATATTTTATATCAGCACAATAATCGGCTTAAACATTCAGAGACTATAAATGCAGCAACGCGGATTGAAATTGAACAGTTTGAATTGGCGATTGCCACAAACTCAGAAAGTGAGTTACGTAAACTTGATCAAGAGGTTACAGAAATTCTCAAACACTGGGAACAGTTAAAACAAGTCCTCAATCAACTGATGACACACGATGCGCCACGCTTTTCGCATGTCGATACCCAGTTACAGAGCATACAAAAAAACATTCAAAAAGTTCTGAAAATCGATCATTCCCCCACATCAAATGCCATCCCAACCGTAATAGTTCGATCACCTCCAACAACACCTCCCCCAAACTTGCCGATGTTCAATAGCATGGCTGATTTTAAATTCTCATCACAAAATCATTGTCAGAATCGTCAACAAGCCCTGTTGGTTTTACAAGAAATCTCAGATTATTTCGAACTGCATGAACCTCATAGCCCCGTCAGTTATATGCTCAAAAAAACGATTCACTGGAGTCAACTTCCACTACATGAATGGCTAACACAAGTCATTAAAAATGAGAATCCGCTTGAATCTATTCAAGAATTACTTGGGGTTCAATCCAATCGCAATGAATCAACGCATGGATAA